From a single Nostoc edaphicum CCNP1411 genomic region:
- the mgtE gene encoding magnesium transporter, whose translation MTETNNLNSTIQNVSRRELRDLVRTQLQMLLEAGDLQGAKAILVPVQPADIAEAIEGLPEAMHALAFRLLSKDEAIEVYEYLDYSVQERLIEELKSQEVRDIVDQMSSDDRARLFDELPAKVVNRLLEQLSPAERQATAQLLGYEADTAGRIMTLELISLKENFTVSQALERIRNLANASEMIYYLYVMDAARRLTGIVSLRELVTSQPEQIIGEIMTRDVIFVYTDTDQEEVARLIQRYDFLAVPVVDREQRLVGIVTVDDVIDILQQETTEDIYALGGGVQSGGDNYFQMNLLEIARKRVVWLLVLLVTNTITGTIIKSQEDLLAKVVTLTAFIPLLTGTGGNVGAQSSTVVIRGMNTDEIRSLGALQVIGREAIAGALLGGMLGTIATVWAYFLQGRIEVAIAVGTSLVAISLLASISGSALPFLFRYLRLDPALMSAPFITTAVDVVGVLIYFNLARVILKL comes from the coding sequence TTGACTGAGACAAACAATTTAAACTCTACCATCCAGAATGTCTCACGCAGGGAATTGCGAGATTTAGTGCGGACTCAGCTGCAAATGCTCCTAGAAGCAGGAGACTTGCAGGGAGCAAAAGCTATTCTCGTACCTGTACAGCCTGCGGATATTGCCGAGGCGATTGAGGGTTTGCCAGAAGCGATGCACGCTTTGGCTTTTCGCTTGCTTTCTAAGGATGAAGCGATCGAGGTTTATGAATATCTCGACTATAGTGTTCAAGAACGGTTAATCGAGGAACTTAAAAGCCAGGAAGTCCGTGATATCGTCGATCAAATGTCGTCGGATGACCGAGCTAGATTATTTGATGAATTACCAGCAAAAGTCGTTAATCGCCTGCTAGAGCAACTGAGTCCAGCGGAACGCCAAGCTACAGCCCAACTATTGGGTTATGAAGCTGATACTGCTGGGCGAATCATGACGCTAGAGTTAATTTCACTGAAAGAAAACTTTACAGTATCTCAAGCTTTAGAGCGAATTCGCAACTTAGCTAATGCCAGTGAGATGATTTATTATCTTTATGTCATGGATGCGGCAAGGCGCTTAACAGGGATTGTATCGTTGCGGGAGTTGGTCACTTCTCAGCCTGAGCAGATTATTGGCGAAATTATGACCCGTGATGTGATATTTGTCTACACTGATACAGACCAAGAAGAAGTTGCCAGATTAATCCAAAGATATGACTTTTTAGCTGTGCCTGTGGTCGATCGAGAACAGCGTCTAGTAGGTATTGTCACCGTAGATGATGTGATTGATATTTTGCAACAAGAAACCACCGAAGATATCTATGCCTTGGGTGGTGGTGTGCAGTCGGGGGGCGACAACTATTTTCAGATGAATTTACTGGAAATTGCTCGGAAGCGGGTTGTATGGTTATTGGTCTTACTTGTAACCAATACCATTACAGGAACGATTATTAAGTCGCAAGAAGACCTTTTAGCAAAAGTGGTAACACTGACAGCGTTTATCCCCTTGCTGACTGGGACTGGTGGTAATGTGGGCGCTCAATCTTCCACGGTGGTGATTCGCGGGATGAACACTGATGAGATCCGATCGCTTGGCGCATTGCAGGTAATTGGCCGAGAGGCGATCGCAGGGGCATTATTGGGGGGAATGTTAGGTACGATCGCTACTGTCTGGGCTTATTTTCTCCAAGGACGAATAGAAGTAGCGATCGCTGTCGGCACTAGTTTGGTAGCTATTTCTCTTTTAGCTTCTATCTCCGGTTCAGCACTGCCGTTTCTATTTCGCTACCTCCGTTTAGATCCGGCATTAATGTCAGCACCATTCATCACCACAGCAGTTGATGTAGTAGGTGTTTTGATTTACTTCAATTTAGCGCGGGTAATTTTAAAGTTATGA